The Phycodurus eques isolate BA_2022a chromosome 5, UOR_Pequ_1.1, whole genome shotgun sequence DNA segment AGTCTCAGGCAGCCGTCCTTCCCTATCGGCACATTTTTCTCTTTCATGACCCGCTCCCTGTGCAGGGTCAAATCCATGGGGAAGATAGTTGGGGGTGCCAGGCTATAACAGCTGGGGAGGCCCTCAGCTAAGCCCTCTGACGTCCTCCTCATCACGTTGGGACTGTTGTCAGTCGAGCTGCCTTCATCTGTGGAGAGGGAATTATTCCTGGACACCATGGCCTTCCTTATGTTCTTCGATAGCAGCAGTTCATGGCTCAGTGCCTTGAAGAGGGACGACTTGGTGGGGCATCTGGTCAGAAGGGGCGAACTGAAAGGAGACGACTCGGTAGAGGAGGTATCGCTGTCCAGAGCCCCCTGCCAGTTGACATTGTGTCCTCTCGGGGAACGTCTGGATGTGAGACTGTTGAGACTAACGGAGGAAGGCGACGACAAGGAGGGTGAGGTGACTTTAGAGCAGGTGGCGGATCGGCTCCTGGGGAGCAGCAGGGGAGAGGAACTTGGATCGGAGTGGAAAAGGGACTCCTTCCTCCTGGTGTGTGGGCTCTCCAGTAAGGTGCAGAAGCCGTAGCAGGTCTGAGCTTTGGCCAAATGGGGGAGGGACAAGGCAGCCTGGCTTTGAGGATCAGCGTTTGTTGTCTCCTCATCACTGCAGGGGCCCTCATCCACGCTCTCCACCTGGATAATATGCGGGTTCA contains these protein-coding regions:
- the c2cd4a gene encoding C2 calcium-dependent domain-containing protein 4A; protein product: MWLVEKICVSMESSILPMSSSEFSFKIGDVMFGEKSNKHKRISLFPNVITPDNIPEFCIPPTIPSPPDLKNTDHSRAVRVAKANLCEKVEVVHHELLNPHIIQVESVDEGPCSDEETTNADPQSQAALSLPHLAKAQTCYGFCTLLESPHTRRKESLFHSDPSSSPLLLPRSRSATCSKVTSPSLSSPSSVSLNSLTSRRSPRGHNVNWQGALDSDTSSTESSPFSSPLLTRCPTKSSLFKALSHELLLSKNIRKAMVSRNNSLSTDEGSSTDNSPNVMRRTSEGLAEGLPSCYSLAPPTIFPMDLTLHRERVMKEKNVPIGKDGCLRLSAEYCPDNQRLRVRLISAEGLYPLSVDPKIINCSVSISMAPGKVQKQRSTVIRKSRNPIFNEDFFFDGISEEDLNMRSLRFKVVNKMSTLKRDYLLGSSDLPLSTIVSLSH